From a single Bacillus pseudomycoides DSM 12442 genomic region:
- the clpB gene encoding ATP-dependent chaperone ClpB produces MDLNQMTTKTQEAIMSAQSLAVSHHHQEVDTVHLLLALLQQQDGLAVRIFQKMNVNIEQLTKEVERLLQKKPSVTGSGVEAGKVYVTNALGQLLVKAEAEAKKLQDEYISVEHVLLAFCEEKGDMNHLFTAFHITKDTLLQSLMEVRGNQRVTSQNPEVTYEALEKYGRDLVAEVRQGKIDPVIGRDSEIRRVIRILSRKTKNNPVLIGEPGVGKTAIVEGLAQRIVRKDVPEGLKDRTIFALDMSALVAGAKFRGEFEERLQAVLNEIKKSEGRILLFIDELHTIVGAGKTEGAMDAGNMLKPMLARGELHCIGATTLDEYRKYIEKDPALERRFQQVLAEEPTVEDTISILRGLKERFEIYHGVNIHDRAIVAASVLSDRYISDRFLPDKAIDLVDEACATIRTEIDSMPTELDEVTRRIMQLEIEEAALGKETDRGSQERLKTLQRELSDLKEVANGMRAQWQKEKEEIHKVRDLREHLERLRRELEEAEGNYDLNKAAELRHGKIPAVEKELREAEETGAHNEQENRLLREEVSEEEIANIVSRWTGIPVAKLVEGEREKLLRLEQILSERVIGQEEAVSLVADAVLRARAGIKDPNRPIGSFIFLGPTGVGKTELAKTLAQSLFDSEEQIIRIDMSEYMEKHAVSRLIGAPPGYVGYEEGGQLTEAVRRKPYSVILLDEIEKAHPEVFNILLQMLDDGRITDSQGRTVDFKNTVIIMTSNIGSGHLLEGLQEDGTIKEEARDLVMGQLRGHFRPEFLNRVDEIILFKPLTTNEIKGIVDKIVKELQGRLIDRHITVELTEVAKEFVVESGFDPMYGARPLKRYVQRQVETKLARELIAGTITDNSHVVVDVENNELVVHVQ; encoded by the coding sequence ATGGACTTAAATCAAATGACGACGAAAACACAAGAAGCAATTATGAGTGCTCAATCTTTAGCGGTATCTCATCATCATCAAGAAGTTGATACTGTTCATCTATTACTTGCATTATTACAGCAGCAAGATGGATTAGCAGTGCGTATTTTTCAAAAAATGAATGTCAATATAGAACAATTAACGAAAGAAGTAGAAAGATTGCTTCAAAAGAAACCATCTGTTACAGGAAGTGGTGTAGAAGCTGGCAAAGTGTATGTGACAAATGCTTTAGGGCAATTACTCGTTAAAGCAGAGGCAGAGGCAAAAAAACTGCAAGATGAATATATTTCAGTGGAACATGTATTGCTCGCATTTTGCGAGGAAAAAGGTGATATGAATCACTTGTTCACAGCATTTCACATTACGAAGGATACATTATTACAGTCTTTAATGGAAGTTCGGGGGAATCAGAGAGTGACTAGTCAAAATCCAGAAGTAACATATGAAGCGTTAGAAAAGTATGGCCGTGATTTAGTGGCAGAAGTAAGACAAGGGAAAATTGATCCTGTCATTGGTCGTGATAGCGAAATTCGCCGGGTTATCCGCATTCTTTCTCGTAAAACAAAAAACAACCCTGTTTTAATTGGTGAACCAGGCGTTGGGAAAACAGCAATTGTTGAAGGATTGGCACAACGAATTGTGCGAAAAGATGTACCAGAAGGATTAAAAGATAGAACAATCTTTGCGTTAGATATGAGCGCGCTTGTGGCGGGTGCAAAGTTCCGTGGTGAGTTTGAAGAACGTTTGCAAGCTGTGTTAAATGAAATCAAAAAAAGTGAAGGGCGTATTCTTTTATTCATTGATGAGCTCCATACAATTGTTGGTGCTGGTAAAACAGAAGGGGCGATGGATGCAGGGAATATGTTAAAACCAATGCTTGCACGCGGTGAACTTCATTGTATTGGAGCGACTACTTTAGATGAATATCGAAAATATATTGAGAAAGATCCAGCGCTAGAACGTCGTTTTCAACAAGTGTTAGCGGAAGAGCCAACGGTAGAAGATACAATTTCTATTTTACGTGGTTTAAAAGAGCGCTTTGAAATTTATCATGGTGTAAATATTCATGACCGTGCGATTGTAGCGGCGTCTGTATTGTCTGATCGATATATATCTGATCGCTTTTTACCAGATAAAGCGATTGACCTTGTTGATGAAGCGTGCGCAACAATTCGAACAGAAATTGATTCTATGCCAACAGAATTGGATGAAGTAACGCGCCGCATTATGCAGCTGGAAATTGAAGAAGCTGCTTTAGGAAAAGAAACGGATCGTGGTAGTCAAGAGCGACTAAAAACATTGCAACGTGAACTATCTGATTTAAAAGAAGTTGCAAATGGAATGCGAGCGCAATGGCAAAAAGAAAAAGAAGAAATCCATAAAGTTCGTGACTTAAGGGAACACCTTGAACGTTTACGTCGTGAATTAGAAGAAGCAGAAGGGAATTACGACTTAAATAAAGCAGCAGAGCTTCGTCATGGTAAAATTCCAGCAGTGGAAAAAGAATTAAGAGAGGCGGAAGAAACGGGAGCGCATAACGAACAAGAGAACCGTTTGCTTCGTGAAGAAGTAAGTGAAGAAGAAATTGCAAATATCGTTTCACGTTGGACTGGCATACCAGTTGCAAAGCTTGTAGAAGGTGAACGTGAAAAACTGCTACGCTTAGAGCAAATTTTATCAGAACGTGTTATTGGGCAAGAGGAAGCAGTTAGTCTTGTGGCGGATGCAGTTCTTCGTGCTCGCGCTGGTATTAAAGATCCAAATCGTCCAATCGGTTCATTCATTTTCTTAGGACCAACAGGCGTTGGGAAAACAGAACTTGCGAAAACATTAGCACAATCTTTATTTGATAGTGAAGAGCAAATCATTCGCATTGATATGTCCGAGTATATGGAGAAACATGCTGTGTCTCGCTTGATTGGAGCTCCTCCTGGATATGTAGGATATGAGGAAGGTGGACAATTAACAGAAGCCGTACGCCGTAAACCATATTCCGTTATTTTATTAGATGAAATTGAAAAAGCACATCCAGAAGTATTCAACATTTTATTACAAATGTTAGATGATGGGCGTATTACGGATTCACAAGGACGAACAGTGGATTTCAAAAATACAGTGATTATTATGACATCAAATATTGGTTCAGGGCATTTATTAGAAGGGTTACAAGAAGATGGTACAATTAAAGAGGAAGCAAGAGATCTTGTTATGGGGCAGCTTAGAGGACATTTTCGTCCAGAGTTTTTAAATCGTGTGGATGAAATTATTTTATTTAAACCACTTACAACAAATGAGATCAAAGGAATCGTTGATAAAATTGTAAAAGAGTTACAAGGGCGTTTAATAGATCGTCATATTACAGTGGAATTAACAGAAGTAGCAAAAGAGTTTGTTGTGGAATCTGGGTTCGATCCGATGTATGGAGCGCGTCCATTAAAACGATATGTACAGCGTCAAGTTGAAACAAAGTTAGCACGGGAATTGATTGCGGGAACAATTACTGATAATAGTCATGTAGTTGTTGATGTGGAAAATAACGAACTAGTTGTTCATGTCCAATAA
- a CDS encoding NAD-dependent epimerase/dehydratase family protein, whose product MKRVLIIGALSFVGYHLVNKMLAEEVEVYGLDFADLESMSKVSEEKLFLIGRNDLFMYSSIRDESGWKTVETDQFDAAYFCLCEPNRQSGFRNERIILQYLKRVIHMCERKQLKLNVLSSIEIANVQDQSENKRLFMKVEEEVEKGNIRYSILRVPTLYGPWQPSFMTYHRLILSELMEKEYELLQNENGEDLLYVEDVCEYLWEKGKTIENLGVYNMISGKENLWEKGIILLNAEHKVKKTVKEVKGEEIKSVCIVKNTPLEFGLNKQLTHLKRYKELYEEHNIC is encoded by the coding sequence ATGAAGCGCGTACTAATTATAGGAGCACTTTCGTTTGTAGGCTATCATCTTGTAAATAAAATGCTTGCGGAAGAAGTAGAAGTATATGGCCTTGATTTTGCTGATCTGGAAAGTATGTCAAAAGTAAGTGAAGAAAAGTTATTTCTAATTGGGCGGAATGATTTGTTTATGTATTCGTCTATAAGAGATGAGAGCGGATGGAAGACAGTAGAAACCGATCAATTTGATGCGGCTTACTTTTGTTTATGTGAACCGAACAGGCAAAGCGGATTTCGAAATGAACGAATCATTTTACAATATTTAAAGCGCGTCATTCATATGTGCGAAAGAAAACAACTGAAGCTAAATGTACTTTCTTCTATTGAAATAGCAAATGTGCAAGATCAATCTGAAAATAAACGATTATTTATGAAAGTAGAGGAAGAAGTGGAGAAGGGGAATATTCGTTATAGTATACTTCGTGTTCCAACTTTATATGGCCCATGGCAGCCTTCCTTTATGACGTACCACAGGCTTATTCTTTCTGAACTTATGGAAAAGGAATATGAGCTTCTTCAAAATGAAAATGGAGAGGACCTTCTTTATGTAGAAGATGTGTGTGAATATTTATGGGAAAAAGGTAAAACCATAGAAAATTTAGGTGTATATAATATGATCAGTGGTAAAGAAAATCTATGGGAAAAAGGAATTATCCTTTTAAATGCCGAGCATAAAGTGAAAAAAACTGTTAAAGAAGTAAAAGGAGAAGAGATAAAGAGTGTTTGTATTGTGAAAAACACGCCGTTAGAATTCGGTTTAAATAAGCAATTGACACATTTAAAACGATATAAAGAGTTATACGAAGAACATAACATATGTTAA
- a CDS encoding YitT family protein → MDLKLNYAELTKKLIVVIIAGLLNAIGMNLFLTPAKVYASGFAGLSQLLSQVLGDFASIHISTGVLFALFNIPVVILAWKKVGKAFTLFSFLCVVFMTLFLEIIPVKAVSNDIILNAIFGGLISAIGVGIALKWGASTGGLDIIAMILSKIKDKPVGTYFFFFNAIIIIAAGYLYGWEKALYTLVTLYVSSRIIDAIHTRHVKITAFIVTKNGKDVRKAIQARLVRGITTIPATGAYTNENKEMLMIVITRYELYELERIIRQVDPGAFTNVIQTVGIFGLFRKD, encoded by the coding sequence ATGGACTTAAAATTAAATTATGCCGAATTAACGAAAAAACTAATTGTTGTTATCATCGCAGGTTTATTAAATGCAATTGGAATGAACTTGTTCTTAACGCCAGCAAAAGTATATGCGAGCGGTTTCGCGGGATTATCTCAATTGCTTTCGCAAGTGTTAGGCGATTTTGCATCGATTCACATATCGACGGGAGTACTTTTTGCTTTATTTAATATTCCGGTCGTTATTTTAGCATGGAAAAAGGTCGGAAAAGCGTTTACGTTATTTAGTTTTTTATGTGTTGTATTTATGACACTGTTTTTAGAAATTATACCAGTGAAGGCTGTTTCAAATGATATTATATTGAATGCTATTTTTGGTGGTCTCATTTCAGCGATAGGGGTAGGAATTGCCTTAAAATGGGGAGCTTCCACAGGTGGTTTAGATATTATTGCAATGATTTTGTCAAAAATAAAAGATAAGCCTGTCGGAACATATTTCTTTTTCTTTAATGCAATCATCATTATTGCAGCTGGCTATTTGTACGGATGGGAAAAAGCGTTATACACGTTAGTGACACTATATGTATCATCGAGGATTATTGATGCAATTCATACTCGTCATGTGAAAATTACAGCATTTATCGTTACGAAAAATGGTAAAGATGTACGAAAAGCGATTCAAGCACGTTTAGTACGCGGTATTACAACTATACCAGCGACAGGGGCATATACAAATGAAAATAAAGAAATGCTAATGATTGTGATTACCCGTTACGAGCTATATGAACTAGAGAGAATTATTAGACAGGTAGATCCTGGCGCATTTACAAATGTCATTCAAACGGTCGGTATATTTGGGTTGTTTCGGAAAGATTAA
- the fabH gene encoding beta-ketoacyl-ACP synthase III: protein MNVGILGIGRYVPEKVVTNHDLEKIMDTSDEWIRTRTGIAERRIADDTIDTSYMAVEAAKKAIENAGISGEEIDLILVATVTPDRSFPAVACVIQEQIGAKHAAAMDLGAACAGFMYGMITAQQFIQTGTYKNVLVVGSDKLSKIVDWNDRNTAVLFGDGAGAVVMGAVSEGNGILSFELGADGSGGKHLYQDEYVMMNGREVFKFAVRQLGDSCLRVVEKAGLTKEDVDFLVPHQANIRIMESARERLGLPQEKMSTTIEKFGNTSASSIPIAMVEELQNGRIQDGDLIILVGFGGGLTWGAVALRWGK, encoded by the coding sequence GTGAACGTAGGCATTTTAGGGATCGGAAGATATGTGCCAGAAAAAGTAGTCACAAATCACGACTTAGAGAAAATCATGGATACATCTGATGAGTGGATTCGTACGAGAACGGGAATTGCAGAGAGACGCATTGCCGATGATACAATAGATACTTCATATATGGCGGTAGAAGCTGCCAAGAAAGCTATTGAAAATGCAGGGATTAGTGGAGAAGAAATTGACCTTATTTTAGTTGCAACAGTAACGCCAGATCGCTCTTTTCCAGCCGTTGCTTGTGTAATTCAAGAACAAATTGGTGCGAAACATGCAGCAGCAATGGATTTAGGTGCAGCATGTGCGGGCTTTATGTACGGAATGATTACAGCGCAGCAATTTATTCAAACTGGAACTTATAAAAACGTATTAGTAGTTGGTAGTGATAAATTATCTAAAATTGTAGATTGGAACGACCGCAATACGGCAGTGTTATTTGGAGACGGAGCAGGTGCTGTTGTAATGGGAGCTGTTTCAGAAGGAAACGGTATCCTTTCATTTGAATTAGGCGCAGATGGAAGTGGTGGCAAGCACCTTTATCAAGATGAATATGTTATGATGAATGGCAGAGAAGTCTTTAAATTCGCTGTTCGTCAACTTGGTGATTCTTGTCTTCGTGTTGTAGAAAAAGCAGGTCTTACGAAAGAAGATGTGGACTTTTTAGTTCCGCATCAAGCAAATATTCGTATTATGGAATCGGCAAGGGAACGATTAGGTTTGCCACAAGAAAAAATGAGTACAACAATTGAAAAGTTTGGGAATACGTCAGCTTCTTCAATTCCAATTGCGATGGTAGAGGAATTGCAAAATGGACGTATTCAAGACGGTGATTTAATTATATTAGTCGGCTTTGGTGGCGGATTAACATGGGGAGCAGTCGCTCTTCGTTGGGGCAAATAA
- a CDS encoding hydrolase gives MSVTERFFYLEQEPCVIYLPEKPNGFGVMLLGDYNYFIENGTSLWTQHAGRAHFLNGLIENGYTVFSSNLYGRHWGNDQSVRLAKRLYHVVMKKETLNEQIHIIADGMGALVALEMMNRYPECIRSVVMLTPCLDLPAHVEFEKEHKFFYKRLVRELLLAYDVKEAQLEAEIAKKSFSYLPSCVPVKIFVSTQEQKARKQLLREYEKKRINKNCETSLSFHLQHVKYKMVQHTCHFFKKYEEDL, from the coding sequence ATGAGTGTTACGGAACGTTTTTTTTACTTAGAACAAGAACCATGTGTGATTTATTTGCCAGAGAAGCCCAATGGATTTGGTGTCATGCTTCTTGGTGATTACAATTATTTTATTGAGAATGGTACAAGTTTATGGACGCAGCATGCGGGGCGCGCTCATTTTTTAAATGGGCTGATAGAAAATGGATATACCGTTTTTTCATCTAATTTATACGGGAGACATTGGGGGAATGATCAATCGGTTCGTTTAGCGAAGCGTTTGTATCATGTTGTTATGAAAAAAGAAACACTAAACGAACAAATTCATATCATTGCAGATGGAATGGGGGCTCTTGTGGCTCTTGAAATGATGAATCGATACCCAGAATGTATTCGATCTGTAGTGATGCTTACTCCATGCCTAGATTTGCCTGCACATGTGGAATTTGAAAAAGAGCATAAATTTTTCTATAAAAGGTTAGTGAGAGAGTTATTGCTTGCGTATGATGTGAAGGAAGCTCAGTTAGAAGCGGAAATTGCTAAGAAGTCTTTTTCTTATTTACCTTCTTGTGTGCCTGTAAAAATATTTGTATCCACACAAGAACAAAAAGCGCGCAAGCAATTGTTACGTGAATATGAAAAAAAGCGGATAAATAAAAATTGTGAGACCTCACTATCGTTTCATTTGCAACATGTAAAATATAAGATGGTTCAACATACATGTCATTTCTTTAAAAAATATGAAGAAGATTTATGA
- a CDS encoding ComZ family protein — MNEKNMQFLQIAMKHLPEAKAILDDNGIALDMEKAQPVLELLMKVMNEAYELGKAGK, encoded by the coding sequence ATGAATGAAAAAAATATGCAGTTTTTACAAATCGCTATGAAACACCTGCCGGAAGCAAAGGCCATTTTGGATGATAATGGGATTGCACTTGATATGGAAAAAGCGCAGCCAGTACTAGAGTTGTTAATGAAAGTAATGAACGAAGCATATGAGCTTGGAAAAGCGGGAAAATAA
- a CDS encoding DUF3941 domain-containing protein, whose protein sequence is MPHTSDNDKKARDNNAKRTQKNEQEQKNIQQGKRAYSKKTDHL, encoded by the coding sequence ATGCCGCATACAAGCGATAATGACAAAAAAGCACGCGATAATAATGCAAAGCGCACACAAAAAAATGAACAAGAACAAAAAAATATTCAGCAAGGAAAACGTGCATACTCTAAAAAAACAGATCATCTTTAA
- a CDS encoding DUF3813 domain-containing protein translates to MGNLLFQQARDAVAGAVSCSSGTEQRELVYRAKNALQSAYANSSTAEKVQLREMQQQLQNITNTH, encoded by the coding sequence ATGGGTAACTTATTATTTCAGCAAGCACGAGATGCTGTTGCAGGCGCCGTTTCTTGTTCAAGCGGCACAGAACAGCGGGAACTCGTTTATAGAGCCAAAAATGCTTTGCAATCCGCTTATGCCAATTCTTCAACTGCTGAAAAGGTACAACTGCGTGAGATGCAACAGCAACTGCAAAACATTACTAACACACATTAA
- a CDS encoding YjzC family protein, producing MGQNHRFRSGQKAPNDGIYVEIGETGSMVKDPQLVKLTAGQRFPENSNQNRQWTYKRKP from the coding sequence ATGGGACAAAATCATAGGTTTCGTTCTGGACAGAAAGCACCAAATGATGGGATTTATGTAGAAATTGGTGAAACAGGAAGTATGGTTAAAGATCCACAACTGGTAAAATTAACTGCTGGTCAAAGGTTTCCTGAGAATTCGAATCAGAACCGCCAGTGGACATATAAAAGAAAGCCGTAA
- a CDS encoding YjzD family protein has translation MRVIWAFIWSFLLVHMMSYVISSMTGGVYDFQQASIFSVVLAVLVMAIAAAIPNEPVEQH, from the coding sequence ATGCGTGTAATTTGGGCCTTTATTTGGTCGTTCCTGCTTGTACATATGATGAGCTATGTAATTAGCTCTATGACCGGCGGTGTATACGATTTCCAACAAGCGTCTATTTTCTCAGTTGTTCTTGCTGTGCTTGTAATGGCAATTGCAGCAGCAATTCCAAACGAACCAGTAGAACAACACTAA
- a CDS encoding Cof-type HAD-IIB family hydrolase, with protein MKKQHLIALDLDGTLLTDNKIISARTKQTIEKAKEQGHVVVISTGRPFRASHAYYKELGLNTPIVNFNGAYVHHPLDTNWGTHHSPLELSTAQEIVRACFDFGVKNIYAEVIDDVYVREIDEDKKHIFEFGSPNIFTGDLLNILQDHPTCLLIDALDEQSTAIRKHLTDMHAEVIDHRKWGAPWPIIEIVKSGLNKAIGLQKVSSYYNIPQERIIAFGDEDNDFEMIEFAGHGIAMGNAIPELKTLANHTTLTNEEDGIALYLEEVLGL; from the coding sequence ATGAAAAAACAACATTTAATCGCATTAGATTTAGATGGCACTTTACTTACAGACAATAAAATTATTTCCGCACGAACAAAGCAAACAATTGAAAAAGCAAAAGAACAAGGACATGTTGTTGTCATTTCAACAGGACGTCCATTTCGCGCTAGTCACGCTTATTATAAAGAACTTGGTTTGAATACACCTATCGTTAACTTTAACGGCGCTTATGTTCATCACCCGCTTGATACAAATTGGGGAACGCACCATTCCCCCCTTGAGCTTTCTACTGCACAAGAAATCGTTCGGGCTTGCTTTGATTTTGGCGTTAAAAACATTTATGCCGAAGTAATTGACGATGTATATGTTCGCGAAATTGATGAGGATAAAAAGCATATCTTTGAATTTGGCTCTCCAAATATTTTCACAGGAGACTTACTAAACATTTTGCAAGATCATCCAACATGCTTATTAATCGATGCACTGGATGAGCAATCAACAGCTATTCGTAAGCATTTAACAGATATGCATGCAGAAGTGATTGATCATCGAAAATGGGGTGCTCCTTGGCCGATTATTGAAATTGTGAAAAGCGGCCTCAATAAAGCGATTGGACTTCAAAAAGTTTCTAGCTATTATAACATTCCACAAGAACGAATTATTGCGTTCGGTGACGAAGACAATGATTTTGAGATGATTGAGTTTGCAGGTCACGGCATCGCCATGGGTAATGCCATTCCTGAATTAAAAACATTAGCGAATCATACGACATTAACAAACGAAGAAGATGGAATTGCTCTTTATTTAGAAGAGGTTCTTGGATTGTAA
- the fabF gene encoding beta-ketoacyl-ACP synthase II, producing MEKKRVVITGLGAVTPIGTDVETAWENIKNGVSGIGRLTRLDPEQFPAKVAAEINDFEAEKYIEKKEARRMDRFTQYAVAAAKMAVEDAKLDITEENAPRIGVWIGSGIGGMETYEEQFKIFTEKGPRRVSPFLIPMMIPDMAAGQVSIATGAKGINTCSVTACASGANSIGDAFKVIQRGDADAMITGGAEAPLTSMAFAGFSSAKALTFNEDPATACRPFDKNRSGFVMGEGAGILILEELEHALARGARIYAELVGYGATGDAFHITMPAPGGEGGVRAIRQALADAGLQPEDIDYINAHGTSTDANEKYETMAIKEAFGEHAYKVAISSTKSMTGHLLGAAGAVEAIFSVKSITDGVIPPTINYETPDPECDLDYVPNKARHQEVRTVLSNSLGFGGHNAVLVFKAYK from the coding sequence ATGGAAAAGAAGCGTGTCGTAATTACAGGACTAGGAGCTGTTACGCCGATCGGAACAGATGTAGAAACAGCTTGGGAAAACATTAAAAATGGTGTATCTGGAATCGGACGGCTTACACGCTTAGATCCGGAACAATTTCCAGCAAAAGTAGCAGCGGAAATTAACGACTTTGAAGCTGAAAAATATATTGAGAAAAAAGAAGCGCGCCGTATGGATCGCTTCACACAATATGCGGTAGCAGCAGCGAAAATGGCAGTTGAAGATGCAAAGTTGGACATTACAGAAGAAAATGCACCGCGTATTGGTGTATGGATAGGTTCTGGTATTGGTGGCATGGAAACGTATGAAGAGCAATTTAAAATCTTTACGGAAAAAGGCCCGCGCCGTGTAAGTCCATTTTTGATACCAATGATGATTCCTGATATGGCTGCGGGCCAAGTCTCAATTGCTACAGGTGCAAAAGGAATTAATACTTGTTCTGTGACAGCTTGTGCATCTGGGGCAAACTCAATTGGTGACGCATTTAAAGTCATTCAGCGCGGTGATGCAGATGCAATGATTACAGGCGGTGCAGAGGCGCCGTTAACAAGTATGGCATTTGCAGGATTTAGTTCAGCGAAAGCATTAACATTTAATGAGGATCCAGCAACTGCTTGTCGTCCATTTGATAAAAATCGTAGTGGATTTGTAATGGGAGAAGGAGCTGGTATTCTTATACTAGAAGAGTTGGAGCATGCGTTAGCACGAGGTGCACGTATTTATGCTGAACTTGTCGGATATGGTGCAACAGGTGATGCGTTCCATATTACAATGCCTGCTCCTGGCGGTGAGGGCGGTGTTCGTGCGATACGTCAAGCATTAGCAGATGCCGGTCTTCAGCCTGAGGATATCGATTATATTAATGCGCATGGTACAAGTACAGATGCGAATGAGAAATACGAAACGATGGCAATTAAAGAAGCATTTGGTGAACATGCATATAAAGTAGCGATTAGCTCTACAAAATCAATGACTGGTCATTTATTAGGAGCAGCTGGCGCTGTTGAGGCGATTTTCTCTGTTAAATCTATTACAGATGGAGTGATTCCGCCAACAATTAACTATGAAACACCAGATCCAGAATGTGATTTAGATTACGTACCAAACAAAGCGAGACATCAAGAAGTACGCACTGTTTTAAGTAACTCATTAGGGTTCGGTGGTCATAACGCAGTGTTAGTATTTAAAGCTTATAAATAA